A segment of the Candidatus Neomarinimicrobiota bacterium genome:
AAAACTTCCAACCCAATACTGTCCCACGGAAACCGAAATTTTTAACCAGAAATATATTCCTACAGAAACGTGTAATGTTCATGGAAATTTTGATGACCGCCAGGATAATAGCGGCCGGAGAACGTTTTGACGAGTAAGACCAGTGTTCAAGTGTTACGGTGTTATAGTTGAATATCTTCTTAATCTTAATCGGATTGTCTCCACCGGAGAAGTGAGTCCGCCACAGCGGAGGAGAAGGGGAAACAACTAACTACTGACAACGAACAGATTACCCACTAAAGCAGGGACTACCAACAAGATCTCCTCATTAATTGTTACTGTTTTCCGTGTTTCACCATTTATATCCTGATATTAATGGCCGGATCTTCCATGCAAGCCCGCACAAGCGCGTAATCCGGACCACATTCAGTTATGAGTCTGCTCTAAAACGGGGCTGAAGCCCCCTATTTTACTATACACCCTTATTTATCCCGTCCCGTCCGGACGGGGACGGGGCTATTCATATTCTTCTGATTTTTCATTATGGTAATGTGCTTTTAAGAGTACACCCAGTTGTGAAATATGTAATACTCATCCCGTATACCCTTATTCCACTATACCTCATCATTACTGGCTGAATAACTTCGCGTAACTCAGCGGAATCACTCTATAATTGTTTTATGCATAGGCAGGTCAAGTCTCATCCCCGATAACTTCATGTATCATTGTCGGTGGTGAGGCGTCGGCATCATCGATTTCGAACACATCCAAAATAGACTGTTTGGCTTCTTCCACCACTGATTCTTTGTCCGTATAACATACGGCGAGTACGTCCCCGGCATTCACCCGGTCTCCGATCTTTCTTTCCAGGGATATCCCGGCTTTGGGGTCAATGACATCGCCCATCTGCATCCGTCCCGCGCCCAGTTTGACGCTGGTTGTCCCCAGCTGATAGCTGTCCAGGGATTGGACAATCCCCTCTGCAGGTGCGGTGACTTCCACAGAAAATTTTGAGGGTTCCAACGAAAGTAAACTATCGATGATTTTAGGATCCCCACCCTGGATTTCCACCAGGTCGTAGAATTTTTCCAGCGCCTCGCCGGTTTCAATCAATTCATTTAAAACAGTCTTGGCTGCGGGGACATCCTCCGCTTTTCCGGCAAGGACTAACATCTCCGCGCTCAACTCCATGGTGACTTCCATAAGATCTGCCGGGCCGTTTCCTTTCAGGCACTCCACCGATTCCACCACCTCGTTCCGGTTCCCGATCTGATTCCCCAGCGGCTGGTTCATATCCGTGATCACCACCCGGACATCCAGACCAAATTCTTTTCCAATATCCGCCAGTTGGTTCGCTAATTCCCGAGACTTCTCTTCCTCTGCGATAAACGCCCCGCGTCCGGTCTTCACATCCAGCACCAGGCCATCGATGCCCTCGGCTATCTTTTTGCTCATAATCGATCCGCAGATGAGCGGAATGGAACGTACCGTGGCGGTGACATCTCTGAGGGCGTACATCTTTTTGTCTGCGGGGACCATTGTGGCGCTCTGTCCCATGATGCACACTCCGAACTCGTCAACCTGGCGCCGGAAGTCATCTATGGAATAGTCTGTGGTAAAACCCGGGATAGATTCCAGCTTATCCAGTGTACCTCCGGTATGCCCGAGGCCCCGACCGGAAATCATAGGAATTTTTACGCCAGCGGCTGCAACCAATGGAGCCAGTATCAGCGTCACTTTGTCGCCGACGCCCCCGGTACTGTGTTTGTCGATTTTGTATCCGGAAATGTCGGACAGGTCGATTCGCTCTCCGGATTCAATCATGGCCTCCACCAGCACGGCTGTCTCTTCAATGGAAAAACCCTGGAAGTAGATCGCCATGAGCCATGCGGAGATCTGGTAGTCGGGGATGTTTCCGGCGGTGAACTCCTTGACCATAAACCGGATTTCTTC
Coding sequences within it:
- a CDS encoding thymidine phosphorylase; protein product: MLPYEIIEKKQQGDRHSPEEIRFMVKEFTAGNIPDYQISAWLMAIYFQGFSIEETAVLVEAMIESGERIDLSDISGYKIDKHSTGGVGDKVTLILAPLVAAAGVKIPMISGRGLGHTGGTLDKLESIPGFTTDYSIDDFRRQVDEFGVCIMGQSATMVPADKKMYALRDVTATVRSIPLICGSIMSKKIAEGIDGLVLDVKTGRGAFIAEEEKSRELANQLADIGKEFGLDVRVVITDMNQPLGNQIGNRNEVVESVECLKGNGPADLMEVTMELSAEMLVLAGKAEDVPAAKTVLNELIETGEALEKFYDLVEIQGGDPKIIDSLLSLEPSKFSVEVTAPAEGIVQSLDSYQLGTTSVKLGAGRMQMGDVIDPKAGISLERKIGDRVNAGDVLAVCYTDKESVVEEAKQSILDVFEIDDADASPPTMIHEVIGDET